A single region of the Candidatus Sungiibacteriota bacterium genome encodes:
- a CDS encoding bifunctional 5,10-methylenetetrahydrofolate dehydrogenase/5,10-methenyltetrahydrofolate cyclohydrolase, with the protein MILLDGKKLSQKILDEVKQETTATKKKLRLAIVVVGENPVVKKFIEQKKKAADQIGAGVRIYPFDEKITTNELRKRLFEIVHEKKNTGVIIQLPLPTHINTPYILNSVTPEKDIDMLSARAIGNFAVGQSPIIPPVVGALKFLLEEYQIDYQQKSVVIVGAGNLVGKPTALWLLGKKATFTVVEERTPHPEELISKAGILITGVGKPGFIRGDMVKNGVIVIDAGTSESAGRLVGDVDFKSVSKKASYITPVPGGIGPLTVAMLFKNLVTLAKIQKS; encoded by the coding sequence ATGATTTTACTTGACGGGAAAAAGCTTTCGCAAAAAATACTAGACGAAGTCAAACAAGAAACAACGGCCACAAAAAAGAAACTACGGTTGGCCATCGTTGTTGTGGGCGAAAATCCCGTTGTCAAAAAATTCATTGAGCAAAAAAAGAAAGCCGCCGATCAAATAGGCGCCGGTGTTAGAATTTATCCTTTTGATGAAAAAATAACCACCAACGAGCTTCGTAAGCGTTTATTTGAAATTGTGCACGAGAAGAAAAATACGGGAGTGATAATTCAACTTCCGCTGCCGACGCATATTAATACCCCTTATATTTTAAACTCCGTAACACCCGAGAAAGATATTGATATGCTCTCGGCGCGCGCAATTGGTAATTTTGCGGTCGGCCAAAGTCCTATTATTCCGCCCGTGGTGGGCGCCCTAAAATTTCTTTTGGAGGAATACCAAATTGACTACCAGCAAAAATCTGTCGTTATAGTAGGGGCAGGAAATTTAGTGGGGAAGCCAACGGCACTTTGGCTTTTGGGCAAGAAAGCAACTTTTACTGTTGTGGAAGAAAGAACCCCGCACCCCGAAGAATTAATCTCTAAGGCTGGAATCTTGATTACCGGCGTTGGCAAACCCGGGTTTATACGAGGTGATATGGTAAAAAACGGTGTTATAGTTATTGATGCCGGTACCTCTGAATCTGCGGGGCGGCTGGTGGGGGATGTTGACTTTAAGTCTGTGTCAAAAAAAGCTTCATATATTACGCCGGTTCCGGGAGGCATCGGGCCGCTCACTGTAGCCATGCTTTTTAAAAACCTTGTAACCCTCGCGAAAATCCAAAAATCATGA
- a CDS encoding phosphatase PAP2 family protein — translation MIQQLDIVVFRWLNSWVGTSTFFDWAIRFRAVWFLYIVIAALLLFFIFTLWIRFRDKRRRNLGLVVFAIFSALLARFAVTELVRFIYNRPRPFEVLEEVRQIVEHTGGGSFPSGHATFAFAIAAAVSFYYPKTSILFFLAAFSVGLGRVAAGVHWPSDILGAAAVGILTAWLLGKILKIKSATL, via the coding sequence ATGATACAGCAACTTGATATTGTAGTCTTTCGTTGGTTAAATTCGTGGGTTGGCACTTCTACTTTTTTTGACTGGGCGATAAGATTTCGCGCCGTTTGGTTTCTTTATATTGTAATAGCGGCCCTGCTTCTTTTTTTTATTTTTACTCTTTGGATACGATTTCGCGACAAGAGAAGACGTAATTTAGGGTTGGTAGTTTTTGCTATTTTTTCTGCCCTGCTCGCGCGGTTTGCGGTTACCGAACTGGTCCGGTTTATTTATAATCGCCCCCGACCCTTTGAGGTTTTGGAAGAGGTGCGGCAGATTGTAGAACATACGGGTGGGGGTTCTTTTCCTTCGGGACACGCTACTTTTGCTTTTGCTATTGCAGCCGCAGTTTCATTTTATTACCCTAAAACAAGTATTTTATTTTTCCTCGCGGCATTTTCTGTTGGTTTGGGGCGCGTGGCGGCCGGAGTTCACTGGCCAAGCGATATTTTGGGCGCTGCGGCGGTGGGCATATTAACAGCGTGGTTGCTTGGTAAAATTTTAAAGATAAAAAGCGCGACTCTCTAA
- a CDS encoding iron-sulfur cluster assembly accessory protein, with translation MITITELALRKIKEIFALQNKDFRTTFLFITVISGGCSGFSYEMDLTDTQTERDQVYEFKLPDASPEDPPLKVVIPTAHSEHLRGSEIDYLISEGGEAFFFRNPNAKSTCGCGHSFEA, from the coding sequence ATGATCACCATAACGGAACTGGCGCTGCGGAAAATAAAAGAGATCTTCGCTCTGCAAAATAAGGACTTCCGTACCACCTTTCTTTTTATAACAGTAATAAGCGGCGGCTGCAGCGGTTTTTCCTACGAAATGGATCTGACGGACACACAAACTGAAAGGGACCAAGTTTATGAATTTAAATTACCTGACGCCTCGCCGGAAGATCCCCCGCTTAAAGTAGTAATACCCACTGCCCACTCTGAACACTTAAGGGGTTCGGAGATTGACTATCTGATATCCGAAGGCGGAGAGGCCTTTTTCTTCCGCAACCCCAACGCCAAATCCACCTGCGGCTGTGGCCACTCCTTCGAAGCGTAG
- a CDS encoding N-methyl-D-aspartate receptor NMDAR2C subunit, with translation MSDPNRKEWRALWWRIKAQGDPEPPYEQLVGLYSQPHRCYHTLAHIEHCLKEFDAVWHFARSPNAVEMALWYHDAIYVAKAKDNEEKSAELAARVLRSALVPDTFVQEVVRLILKTKHDAPPADFDAQLVVDIDLSSLGLPEDVFEKHGEEIRREYWWVPDALFAEVRSQIFKSFFSRPTIYLTNFFQEKYEKQARRNLIRVLTKPREQ, from the coding sequence GTGAGCGATCCGAACAGAAAAGAGTGGCGTGCGCTTTGGTGGCGCATAAAAGCGCAAGGTGATCCGGAACCGCCGTATGAGCAGCTTGTCGGGCTGTATTCTCAACCCCACCGTTGTTATCACACGTTAGCCCACATTGAACATTGCCTAAAGGAGTTTGATGCAGTCTGGCACTTTGCCAGAAGTCCGAATGCGGTAGAGATGGCACTTTGGTACCACGACGCAATTTATGTTGCTAAGGCTAAAGACAACGAAGAGAAAAGCGCCGAGCTGGCGGCCCGGGTATTAAGAAGTGCGTTGGTTCCAGATACTTTTGTGCAGGAAGTTGTCCGCCTGATACTTAAAACTAAACACGATGCTCCTCCCGCAGATTTCGATGCGCAGCTTGTTGTTGATATTGATCTATCCAGTCTTGGTCTGCCGGAAGATGTATTTGAGAAGCATGGCGAGGAGATACGCAGAGAATACTGGTGGGTTCCAGATGCTCTTTTTGCTGAAGTCCGGTCACAGATTTTTAAATCATTTTTCTCCCGACCCACGATTTATTTAACCAATTTTTTCCAAGAAAAATACGAGAAACAGGCCCGCAGGAATTTAATACGCGTGCTCACAAAACCTCGGGAACAGTAA
- a CDS encoding ParA family protein, producing the protein MARIISLCNQKGGVGKSTTVQNLAVFLAALGKRVLVVDIDPQANTTSGFGINPRKLDKNIYHVLIGKNPIDTVIKKTGVLSVDIIPSASALAGAAIELIDMRHREYRLKEVLEPLRRKYDFIVIDSPPSLGLLTINALTAAQKTIIPVQCEYYALEGLADLLHTIQLVNTNLKTKIAIMGALLTMYDRKSRLHRAVAKEIRRKFPGYVFEAVIPRNVSLAEAPSFGKTILHYEPYSHGAKAYRQLAEEVLRLEGVRNI; encoded by the coding sequence ATGGCTCGTATTATTTCTCTCTGTAACCAAAAGGGCGGTGTGGGAAAAAGTACCACGGTGCAGAATCTGGCTGTTTTTCTGGCGGCACTCGGAAAAAGAGTGCTGGTGGTTGATATTGATCCGCAGGCCAATACGACCTCGGGTTTTGGCATAAACCCGCGAAAGTTAGATAAGAATATTTACCATGTTCTTATAGGAAAGAACCCCATTGATACCGTTATAAAGAAAACGGGTGTACTGTCGGTGGACATTATTCCTTCGGCATCGGCACTCGCCGGAGCAGCCATTGAACTTATTGACATGAGGCATCGGGAGTATAGACTAAAGGAAGTCCTTGAGCCACTACGCAGAAAATATGATTTTATTGTGATTGATTCGCCGCCCAGTCTCGGCCTCCTCACTATTAACGCCCTAACCGCCGCGCAAAAAACTATTATCCCGGTACAGTGCGAGTATTACGCCCTGGAGGGTTTGGCCGATCTTTTGCATACCATACAGCTTGTTAACACCAATCTGAAAACAAAAATTGCGATTATGGGTGCGTTACTTACCATGTATGACAGAAAATCACGCTTGCATCGGGCAGTGGCCAAAGAAATTCGCCGCAAATTTCCCGGATACGTATTTGAGGCTGTAATTCCAAGAAATGTCAGCTTGGCCGAGGCGCCTTCTTTTGGGAAAACAATTTTGCATTATGAGCCTTATTCACATGGCGCCAAGGCGTATCGGCAGCTTGCCGAAGAAGTGTTGAGACTAGAAGGAGTTAGAAATATATAA
- a CDS encoding ParB/RepB/Spo0J family partition protein, with translation MPESLGRGLESLIPDKPPEEMPENFDTSEAVLPSAEKQKPKLSSLGEGSRLSYEDHFTPRRSDSVFWIEVEKIEPNPFQPRREFEESTLKDLAGSIREHGVLQPILVTKREIETPGGIDVRYQLIAGERRWRAARLAGLTQIPAVIRRGMPDDRLKLELALIENVQREDLNPLERARAFKQLIDEFHLVQREIGERVGKSREFVANTIRLLALPNEIQEALHAGKITEGHARAVLIVGDDPTKQSEVYNAVVMDRLTVREAENKARQVSGKVFVPRRRPAAVQDPEMREWKNRLEEKLGTKVQLQKIGERGKIVVEFYSEEELRGILGKLIREA, from the coding sequence ATGCCAGAGTCTTTAGGAAGGGGTCTTGAGTCTTTAATACCAGATAAGCCACCGGAAGAAATGCCGGAAAATTTTGATACATCGGAAGCAGTTCTGCCTTCGGCGGAGAAGCAAAAACCAAAATTATCTAGCCTTGGAGAGGGATCACGATTAAGTTACGAAGACCATTTTACACCGCGGCGGAGCGATTCTGTTTTCTGGATTGAGGTCGAAAAAATAGAACCCAATCCGTTTCAGCCGCGACGCGAATTTGAAGAGTCCACCCTTAAAGATCTGGCCGGTTCTATTCGGGAGCACGGCGTGCTACAGCCAATTTTAGTAACCAAAAGAGAAATAGAAACCCCAGGCGGTATTGACGTCCGTTATCAGTTGATTGCGGGAGAAAGGCGTTGGCGTGCGGCACGCTTGGCAGGACTGACCCAGATCCCCGCAGTGATTCGTCGGGGGATGCCGGACGATCGTCTCAAGCTGGAATTGGCTTTGATTGAAAACGTACAACGTGAGGACTTAAATCCCCTGGAGCGCGCGAGGGCTTTTAAACAGCTTATTGATGAGTTTCATCTGGTACAGAGAGAAATTGGAGAAAGGGTTGGTAAGTCCCGGGAGTTTGTAGCTAACACCATACGTCTTCTTGCTCTTCCCAACGAAATTCAGGAAGCATTGCACGCAGGCAAAATTACCGAAGGGCACGCTCGGGCCGTTTTAATTGTCGGTGACGACCCGACTAAACAATCTGAAGTTTATAACGCCGTGGTTATGGATCGCCTCACAGTTCGCGAGGCGGAAAACAAAGCGCGCCAAGTAAGCGGAAAAGTTTTTGTTCCGCGCAGACGTCCTGCTGCGGTTCAAGATCCGGAGATGCGCGAGTGGAAAAATAGACTTGAGGAAAAACTAGGCACCAAAGTCCAGCTTCAAAAAATCGGCGAGCGCGGAAAAATCGTGGTGGAGTTTTATTCCGAAGAAGAACTTAGGGGAATACTTGGCAAACTGATTAGAGAAGCATAA
- a CDS encoding bifunctional (p)ppGpp synthetase/guanosine-3',5'-bis(diphosphate) 3'-pyrophosphohydrolase has product MRKMTINNLLEKIKIQAQSDESLETVKKAYELAYQAHQGQTRKSGEPYITHPLVVALYLAELKLDTTTIVAALLHDVCEDTTCSKEVIRKSFGEDVAFLVEGVTKLDKIRYKGTERSAESLRKMFLAVAEDIRVVLIKLLDRLHNVETLNSMAPEKQRRIALETMEIYAPLAYRLGIKELSGKLEDLAFPYVYPKEYEWLMKATKEKYEDWDNYVRGVKPKLAGVLIEEHISFLDIHARAKHYYSLYKKLLKNDMDINKITDIVALRVIVPTVEDCYSTLGVVHKTWRPVPGKIKDYIAMPKPNGYRSLHTTVFGPEERPIEIQMRTPEMHEEAEHGIAAHWAYSEFKRKNPAAYAKEQASFMNQRQFSWIRQLKEWQKEFEKPDEFLESLKIDFFKNRIFVLTPKGDVLDLPEGSTPIDFAYHVHTDVGNTAAGAKVNGKMVALDYVLKNRDVVEILTQKNKRPSSDWLGFIKSPQARKRIASFLKKKRQDEVFGKRTSEIVELSLTIKDRVGLLRDVTNVLAKQKINIKRVDTDTKNQTWAKITIQAPFKNRIQIERVMVRLKEVKGVEEVGYRLTS; this is encoded by the coding sequence ATGCGCAAGATGACGATCAATAATCTCCTGGAAAAAATAAAGATTCAGGCGCAGTCGGACGAAAGTTTGGAAACCGTCAAAAAGGCTTATGAGTTAGCCTACCAAGCCCACCAAGGACAAACCCGGAAATCTGGTGAGCCTTATATTACTCATCCCTTGGTCGTGGCTTTGTATCTTGCGGAGTTGAAACTTGACACAACCACTATTGTTGCAGCACTACTGCATGATGTTTGTGAAGATACCACCTGCAGCAAAGAAGTCATCCGGAAAAGTTTTGGTGAAGATGTTGCGTTTTTAGTGGAGGGCGTCACCAAACTTGACAAAATACGCTATAAAGGCACAGAAAGATCGGCCGAGTCTTTAAGAAAAATGTTTCTTGCGGTGGCTGAAGATATACGCGTTGTACTAATCAAATTACTTGACCGCCTCCACAACGTGGAAACCTTAAATTCTATGGCGCCGGAAAAACAACGACGTATTGCTTTAGAAACCATGGAGATCTATGCGCCGCTTGCCTATAGGCTAGGTATCAAAGAACTTTCAGGAAAACTAGAAGACTTGGCTTTTCCTTACGTTTACCCTAAAGAATACGAATGGCTAATGAAAGCCACCAAAGAAAAATACGAGGACTGGGACAATTACGTAAGAGGGGTCAAACCAAAACTAGCTGGTGTCCTCATTGAAGAGCACATATCCTTTCTTGACATACATGCGCGGGCAAAACACTACTATAGTCTGTATAAAAAGCTTCTGAAAAATGACATGGACATCAATAAAATCACCGACATTGTGGCGCTACGCGTTATTGTTCCTACCGTTGAGGATTGTTATTCCACTCTCGGAGTAGTGCACAAAACATGGAGGCCCGTGCCCGGAAAAATTAAAGACTATATTGCTATGCCCAAACCCAATGGTTATCGTTCTCTCCATACCACTGTTTTTGGGCCGGAGGAACGGCCAATAGAAATCCAGATGCGAACGCCGGAGATGCACGAGGAAGCAGAACACGGTATTGCCGCCCACTGGGCTTATTCAGAGTTTAAACGCAAAAATCCGGCGGCCTACGCAAAGGAGCAGGCGTCTTTTATGAACCAACGTCAATTTTCTTGGATCAGACAGCTCAAAGAATGGCAGAAAGAATTTGAGAAGCCGGACGAATTTTTGGAGTCACTAAAAATTGATTTTTTCAAAAACAGAATTTTTGTCCTGACACCGAAGGGTGACGTGCTGGATCTTCCCGAGGGATCAACGCCCATTGACTTTGCCTACCACGTCCATACTGACGTAGGGAACACTGCTGCCGGCGCCAAAGTAAACGGAAAAATGGTTGCTCTTGATTATGTTTTAAAAAATAGGGACGTGGTGGAAATTTTAACCCAAAAAAACAAAAGACCAAGCTCGGACTGGCTTGGTTTTATAAAAAGTCCGCAGGCCCGAAAACGCATTGCTTCTTTTTTAAAAAAGAAACGTCAGGACGAAGTTTTTGGGAAACGGACCAGCGAAATTGTGGAACTAAGTCTTACGATAAAAGACCGGGTGGGGCTTTTGCGTGACGTCACCAACGTTTTGGCCAAACAAAAAATCAATATCAAAAGAGTAGACACCGACACCAAAAACCAAACTTGGGCCAAGATAACTATTCAGGCCCCGTTTAAAAACCGCATCCAAATTGAACGCGTAATGGTGAGGCTGAAGGAGGTGAAAGGGGTGGAGGAGGTGGGGTACAGGCTGACTTCCTAA
- the cas2 gene encoding CRISPR-associated endonuclease Cas2: MKKVLKSITRALLDQLAEAGPLMIDAFFPKYYPGTGLIRGLFGLDHVRYSSVPEAKHSLSSILNRLKREGLVVCAGPKKKARWRITKKGLHKLKDTKPAEPRMTHILPPADGLTRLVTFDIPEDEKEKRSWLRKELLACGFEPLQKSVYIGKRPLPETLIKSIDARRMSKYIHIVSLSATGTI; encoded by the coding sequence ATGAAAAAGGTGTTAAAATCCATAACACGCGCTCTTCTTGATCAGCTGGCAGAAGCTGGACCGCTTATGATCGACGCCTTCTTCCCTAAATACTACCCGGGTACGGGATTAATCCGCGGTTTGTTCGGACTCGACCACGTACGATACTCCTCCGTCCCCGAAGCCAAACACTCGCTTTCAAGTATTCTAAATCGCCTCAAAAGAGAAGGTTTGGTGGTATGTGCGGGTCCTAAGAAAAAAGCAAGGTGGCGCATCACCAAGAAAGGGCTGCACAAGTTAAAAGATACAAAACCGGCAGAACCAAGGATGACGCATATACTCCCACCCGCTGACGGCCTGACGCGTCTTGTTACCTTTGATATCCCCGAGGACGAGAAAGAAAAACGCTCGTGGCTGCGTAAGGAACTTCTAGCCTGCGGATTCGAGCCGCTTCAAAAAAGCGTTTACATTGGGAAACGCCCCCTGCCCGAAACGCTTATTAAAAGTATTGACGCCCGCCGTATGAGCAAATATATCCATATCGTATCGCTCAGTGCGACTGGCACAATTTAG
- the topA gene encoding type I DNA topoisomerase — protein sequence MANKLVIVESPTKAHTISRFLGSDFVVESSFGHVRDLPVSKLGVDVDHNFEPQYVIPRKAAPNVKKLKTEAAEAEKIILATDEDREGEAIAWHLTQALELAKLKIKNKNLKTERIVFHEITKRAIEDALKKPGNINMKLVDAQQARRVLDRLVGYKLSPFLWKKVYRGLSAGRVQSVAVRFIAEREREIHNFKPDEYWSVEALLETGNKERFSAALFKIKDETLQKFAVKNKEAAEKIVKSLENGEWVVKNVEKRAVSRNPMPPFTTSTLQQDAFRRLGFSAKQTMRVAQQLYEGVELGEGAVGLITYMRTDSVNLSEESLNAAHDFLKKEVGESYTTPSPRRFLTKTKGAQEAHEAIRPTDPWRTPESVNNFLDVRQYKLYGLIWRRFVASQMPPAVFDSTTIDVEAALEHFFRTTGQVMRFDGFLKIYPIKFAEVTLPELKPEERLGLVELKPLQHFTQPPARFTEASLVKTLEKYGIGRPSTYAPIISTIQERGYVERHEKRYLRPTDTGFLVNDLLVEHFPEIVDVQFTAKMEEELDEVATGEKEWRPVVQEFYDPFAKHLEEKYKTVKKHEVQETTDEVCERCGKAMVVKLSRFGKFLACSGFPECKNTKSLKTNAEPEKLDLKCPKCSVGDMVIRRTKRGKVFYGCSRYPACEYASWKDPRKSNEEKTS from the coding sequence ATGGCCAATAAGCTTGTCATAGTAGAGTCCCCCACCAAGGCTCATACCATCTCCCGCTTTCTCGGGAGCGATTTTGTAGTTGAATCAAGTTTTGGTCATGTCCGCGACCTGCCAGTTTCAAAACTTGGCGTAGACGTAGACCACAACTTTGAACCGCAGTATGTGATTCCGAGAAAAGCGGCCCCCAACGTGAAAAAATTAAAAACAGAGGCCGCTGAAGCAGAAAAAATTATCTTGGCAACCGACGAAGACCGCGAAGGAGAAGCCATTGCCTGGCACCTTACACAAGCGCTTGAACTTGCTAAATTAAAAATAAAAAATAAAAACCTAAAAACTGAACGTATAGTGTTCCATGAAATTACCAAGCGAGCCATTGAAGACGCATTAAAAAAACCGGGAAATATTAATATGAAGTTGGTTGATGCACAACAGGCACGCAGGGTTCTTGACCGGCTGGTGGGTTATAAACTTTCTCCTTTTTTGTGGAAAAAGGTATACCGGGGACTTTCAGCCGGCAGGGTGCAGTCGGTGGCGGTACGCTTCATTGCTGAACGAGAGCGGGAGATCCATAACTTTAAGCCGGACGAGTACTGGTCGGTTGAAGCACTGCTTGAAACCGGAAATAAAGAACGCTTCAGTGCCGCACTTTTTAAAATCAAAGATGAAACTCTGCAAAAATTTGCCGTAAAAAATAAGGAGGCGGCAGAAAAAATTGTTAAAAGTCTGGAGAATGGAGAATGGGTAGTAAAAAATGTGGAGAAACGCGCTGTCTCCAGAAACCCCATGCCGCCCTTCACCACTTCTACCCTACAGCAAGATGCTTTCCGAAGGCTTGGATTTTCCGCTAAACAAACCATGCGTGTTGCCCAACAGCTTTACGAAGGAGTAGAGCTGGGAGAAGGAGCGGTTGGTCTGATAACCTACATGAGAACTGACTCTGTAAATCTTTCTGAAGAATCTCTTAACGCGGCCCACGATTTTCTTAAAAAAGAAGTCGGGGAAAGCTACACCACGCCCTCTCCGCGGCGCTTTCTAACCAAAACCAAGGGGGCGCAGGAGGCGCATGAAGCCATACGCCCCACAGACCCTTGGCGGACACCCGAGTCAGTAAATAATTTTCTGGACGTACGGCAGTATAAACTTTACGGCCTTATCTGGAGAAGATTTGTGGCCAGCCAGATGCCTCCCGCGGTTTTTGACAGCACGACTATAGATGTAGAGGCCGCACTGGAACATTTTTTCCGCACGACTGGTCAAGTAATGAGGTTTGACGGATTTCTTAAAATATATCCGATAAAATTCGCCGAGGTAACACTGCCCGAACTAAAACCGGAAGAGAGACTTGGCTTGGTGGAACTAAAGCCACTACAGCATTTCACCCAGCCGCCTGCTCGTTTTACTGAAGCTTCACTCGTCAAAACTCTGGAAAAATACGGCATTGGCCGTCCTTCAACTTATGCGCCCATTATCTCTACCATACAGGAACGCGGATATGTGGAGCGCCATGAAAAAAGATATCTTAGACCGACTGACACCGGCTTTTTGGTAAACGATCTCCTGGTCGAGCACTTTCCCGAAATTGTTGATGTGCAATTTACGGCCAAAATGGAAGAAGAACTGGACGAAGTTGCTACTGGTGAAAAAGAATGGCGACCGGTGGTGCAAGAGTTTTATGATCCATTTGCTAAACACTTGGAAGAAAAATACAAAACAGTTAAAAAACACGAGGTGCAGGAAACCACTGATGAGGTTTGCGAACGCTGTGGAAAAGCCATGGTGGTAAAACTCTCGCGCTTTGGAAAATTTTTGGCCTGTTCCGGTTTTCCGGAATGCAAAAATACAAAATCGCTAAAAACCAATGCGGAGCCGGAAAAACTTGACCTGAAGTGCCCCAAGTGCAGCGTTGGCGACATGGTTATACGACGGACAAAACGTGGAAAAGTTTTTTACGGCTGTTCGCGGTATCCCGCCTGTGAGTACGCATCTTGGAAAGACCCTAGAAAAAGTAACGAGGAGAAAACTTCTTAA
- the dprA gene encoding DNA-protecting protein DprA, producing the protein MPNSRDLKFLNALNSIPNIGAATLRMLKNKFGSYEAAWRAEGKDLESAGLPTLALRSIPWKRPSINPDKEMERLVKEEIWVFTDDQPEYPSILKEIPNPPVMLYGRGVPNILKKESLYLAVVGTRRPTTYGLEATEKIVHELAVSGVVTVSGLATGIDSRAHEATLDARGVTIAVLGSGLDPNSIFPPENIGLARRIAEAGGAVISEYSPGTPAVKEHFPMRNRIISGLSRGVVVVEAREKSGALITARLALEQNRDVFAVPGSVFSLTSAGPHALIKEGAKIVASAQDILEEYGMGYNDNKEGKPRGLLEERESIILELLEEPQSVDFIKEKIGLDTAAIVASLSLLELKGFIKNLGGDTYQKMV; encoded by the coding sequence ATGCCCAACAGCCGCGACTTAAAGTTTTTGAATGCCCTAAATTCCATACCCAACATTGGGGCGGCAACTTTACGTATGCTAAAAAATAAGTTCGGCTCTTACGAAGCGGCTTGGCGGGCGGAGGGAAAGGACCTAGAATCCGCAGGTCTGCCGACGTTGGCTTTACGCTCTATTCCCTGGAAGCGTCCCTCTATAAACCCGGATAAAGAAATGGAGCGATTGGTCAAGGAAGAAATCTGGGTTTTTACCGATGACCAGCCAGAGTACCCCTCAATATTAAAAGAGATACCAAATCCTCCAGTAATGCTTTACGGACGCGGCGTACCAAACATCCTTAAAAAAGAAAGTCTTTATTTGGCGGTGGTCGGCACCAGGCGTCCCACTACCTACGGATTAGAAGCGACAGAAAAAATCGTGCATGAACTTGCGGTTTCGGGTGTTGTGACTGTCAGCGGACTTGCTACGGGAATTGACTCCAGGGCCCACGAGGCAACCTTAGATGCCAGAGGCGTTACTATTGCGGTGCTTGGCTCTGGTCTTGACCCCAACTCCATATTCCCTCCGGAAAACATTGGGCTGGCACGAAGAATAGCAGAGGCCGGAGGAGCGGTTATTAGCGAGTACTCTCCCGGCACGCCTGCTGTAAAAGAACATTTCCCTATGCGCAACCGCATAATCTCCGGCCTTTCCCGGGGGGTAGTGGTGGTGGAAGCGCGTGAAAAATCGGGGGCACTGATCACGGCCAGACTCGCGCTTGAGCAAAACCGTGACGTCTTTGCTGTACCCGGATCTGTTTTTTCTTTAACCTCTGCGGGTCCGCATGCGCTTATTAAAGAGGGGGCCAAAATTGTCGCCTCGGCCCAAGATATTTTGGAAGAGTACGGAATGGGGTATAATGATAATAAAGAAGGCAAACCGCGGGGTTTGCTGGAAGAACGCGAAAGTATTATTCTTGAACTTTTGGAAGAGCCGCAGAGCGTAGATTTTATAAAAGAAAAAATCGGTTTAGATACCGCCGCCATTGTGGCCTCGCTTTCTCTACTGGAACTTAAAGGGTTTATAAAAAATCTCGGCGGCGACACTTACCAAAAAATGGTTTGA